In Oryza sativa Japonica Group chromosome 1, ASM3414082v1, the genomic stretch CACGCCAATCAagtaatctatctattatattattaaaatagccTTAAAAATAGGCACCACGTTCGCCGTGGAGACTAGAAATTcctacaagaaaaaaaagaaaaagagagtacaagtagaagtacaatctaaaaatagctaaaattcggaattaaaaataagcaatatggAAAGAGGAGTTCATGTAGGAACCCAATACGtggttaattaaaattcagaataataataaaataaaatctaaaactagaaaaggaaggagagtccaagtagaaatacaatttaaaaatagctgaaatttggaattaaaaataagcaatattgaaagaagtttccatataaaaacccaatacgagattaatcaaaattcaaaataaaaataaaataaaatctaaaattagaaaaggaaatgagagtccaagtaggaatacaatttaaaaatagctgaaattcgaaattaaaaataagaaatattaaaagaagagtccatataagaaccaaatacgagattaattaaaattcagaataaaaataaataaatctgaaattagcaaaagaaaataaaagaagagttcaagtagaaatacaatttaaaattagataaaattcgaaattaaaaataagcaatattgaaagaagaatccatataagaacccaatacgagattaattaaaatttagaataaaaaataaaataatatctaaaattagaaaaactaaaagagagttcaagtaggaatacaattttgaaacaactgaaattgaaaataaaaaataaaaacaataaaagaacacaatacagtattaacttttttttttcaaaaaaattctgaaattagaaaaagaaaaataaaatttcaattaggaatacaatttataaataactaaaatttgggataaaaataaatacaatttatCGAATATTTTTATAACccaatacgtgattaattaaaattcggaataataataaataaatttcaaaattataaaaaggaaaaaagaagatttcgagtaggaataaaatttataaatagctgaaattcggaattagaaataaggaatattgaaagaagagtccatacaaGAATCCaataccaaattaattaaaattcacaataaaaaaataaaaaaatcgaaattagaaaaaataaaagaaaataagagctcaagtagaaatacaatttaaaattaacttaaattcagaattaaatataagaaatattgaaatgagagtacatataagaacccaataatagattaattaaaattcggaataaaaataaaataaaatccgaaattaggcaaattaaaaagagagttaaagtaggaatacaattttgaaacaattaaataaaaaataaaaaataagaatatcaaaagaacataataataaataaaataaattctgaaattagaaaaaaaaagatttcaactaggaatacaatttataaataactaaaatcggtgataaaaaataagacaaatgaaagaaaagaccatctaaaacacatgacgagattaattaaataacAGGCCTATAAAGGAGCAGAGAGGTGGCGGTTGATGAGACATCtaaaaaactattaataaatgACCAAATAGAAttctaatgacgattaaaaggaaggACGACGGGTAGGTCGTGAAGCTATCTGTCAAGGCGGTTGGcggggacttctagaaagtaaaaaaataaactctaatgataatcatatttgatttttaaaatctcaattacGGTAAAAATGAGACGCAGCGGGCGGGTCGTATAGGAGTATAATGGTAGACCGCTGATGGTTGGTGGGTCTTCTAGAGGAGTAAagtggcagcgtttgacgggatttctaaaaattataaaaaacataaaacccaacaagacaataaaactctaaaaactataaggttcaatttttaaaagttcaggcttctaaaaagtaaaaaaaatccccaacgATAatgatgtttgattttaaaatctcaatgacattAAAGAAAGGCGGCAGCGAGCGAGCTGTAGAGGAGTAGATAGACAAAGTCGCTAACATTTTggcggaacttctagaaagtaaaaaaatgaagctaaacaataattatgttcgatttttaaaataacaataacaataaagagaagatacAGTGGACGgttgtagaggagtataatagcagcgtttgacgagacttctaaaaattataaaaaagaatcCCAAcaggacaataaactctaaaaaataTAAGTTTTTAGATGAAGGTTATAAGGAGAATGGTAGATCGAGAAAGctaatagaaaataatataacaGAAGCAAGGGTAGCAACTGATGTGTCTTTTAAAAACTACAAAATTAGAACCACGAGGATAATAAGGTTTGGTATTTTaaaatcttaagacaacgagagaactatttaataaattttaagtaaaatcatattaaaaatatatataattttatatgggtgctagccgcgtaattactcgggccacccagctagttataaTCAAACCATCCCGTCACGGCATTCCCGGCATGCTTTCCAACGCGTCGTCGTGTCGTCGTTGCCGTCTTGGCTTTAGCCTTCGTACgcgtccctccctccctccctcggtCCCTCCCCGCGGCGCGCGCGTACTgcacgcgcgcacacacacacacaccgtgCCGTAACCACccatcgcgcgcgcgcgcgccatgcaTGCCAACCaaggagctcgacgcggcgaaCACATCACATGCCAAGAGGGGCACACACGACGACTACCGGTCGATCGCCTATTCGCCTGTAGTAGCAAATGATTCAGGCGGGTACGTACGCGCCTCCGGCCTTGGCACCAGCAGGCACGCGCGCTATCAGCTGGtccagccgcggcggcgagccacCACCAGGCCGTCGGGTCTCCCTCACGTACGTACCGTGCTCGTCTCATCTGTGTGCCTACCTTGGCCGTATGCATCGCCCGCTAATAATATTCTCCCGCTGGGACCGACGCGGCGCTTGTCTACTAACAGTGTTTATTAGGCGCTTGATTGGTGCAATGCAAGAGGGATGGAATAAAATCACGCGTCCTCTGAGCGAGACGGGTGGATGGTGGATGCACGGAGCCCACGGCCATGGCGACGGAATGAATTGCGGTGGACGTGCTGTGGTAAATGCTCAACTGGCCGGTGCTGCAGCAGCTTTAACTTCGGCTCGGATCGGACGAGCGGTGAAACAGATAACCACTCCATCATCGGTGGACACGGACTAGGAAGGCTAGCGCTTGCGTTGCTCGCGGCATTGGATTCCCCGACTCGTGGATCGGTGGATACGGTTCACGTTTATGCTATTCTGACATTATCTAAAGTGCAGTGATTAGTCTATGCTTCACTCATCTACTAGAGATCTAAGAAAGTCAATGCGGTTAATGAGCGAGTGGATGCCTGCGTCAGGCTGACGGACATGGCCCACGGCAACGAATGTGCAAGCTTCCGAGGGAGGGTGAAGACGTATGGTACGTCCAAAAAggcttaagagcaagtttaatagtatagctcactaggttctaattcatctatagctaattttgtcggtgacatgggaccgggggtatcttgactagaggtttggggcagctgcagtcacccacgtggcctgaccccctcgggggggggggggggtcgggcccaaGGGTGgtgtggccgcccctccctctgtctccccgaggggtcgggccgctcccgtttcggccccgaggactggggcgccccgaccccctgtgggtttggcgccacgtgtgtgggttaggtgagcacaacggcgctcacctaaccgcgtttattgcgggttggacgagcgccccacgccgcatttaatgcagcacagcacactcgttcggtccgtgacaggtcacagtgtgtgaccggtcacagaccggtcagatcacgggttaggtggcaacatgcggcctgacacacgcctcgccccgtcccgtcggaatgatgagagcctccaggcactcgtccctagccagAGCCGgtgtgctaactcctggagttggtatgtcagtcccggccagattcattccaggcttcatcgcaaccatggcaaggaagtcattgtatgaagaagggtagacgtgcggcatgctaaactgacatgcggtggacaagaatgaccggtctgtgactggtctgacgccggtcacgtcatcggcagacaaccgtgctcccacgttgcatctgcttccggcggagtggaggtaggtatgacccatcccatcggagggtcattcggacagcggccattgcaaatctccacccattaatgaaggaatgacagggttatcccctgtgtcaggcgagtgatggcgctgggcctcactcaaggacaagctgtgatttagcttccaggcgaaggcgcgagccaagttttggtcaagatagggtaggtccccacccaaaagaaaagtaggtagaagtggtgcatgtggtatccctttgagatataaaaggaggaccttgcccaccaaaaggggagagaaaaaaaaagaaaaaaggaggctagaggggttctggagcctgaactctctggctctccggctctttgtaactccttcacacacatatccaccagaacacaggagtagggtattacgcttctcagcggcccgaacctgtctacatcgcccgtgtcttgtgatcgatcgagggcgaagaacctcacttagcgcccccggccgaaccggcaaaggggggcctgcgcggtctcccggtgaggagctccACGCTCCGTCAAATTTACACAATATttgcttactatattattaatatatagtccTACCTGTTATACGCACATTaggtcttagagtccgtgctgcagctggctacagatctatagtccgctgcttttctctcttatcttttatcttattaaaatatatttgcagctggttAATAAGTatactattgtacatgctctaacAGCCGGCGCCGTAGATCCACTTCCCGAATCAATGCCGACGCAGGCCGCAGTAACTCCGGGGCGTGTCGACGCCACGTCGTAGTAGGCTGGTACGTAGTGTAGCTTCTGTCACGTACCGCCCGTGTTGTACGTATGTGCGTATACAGTGTGTGCATACACTCCCATGCTGCAGTGCAGTGGCTGTATTTACACGGGCGGTAGTAGTGTACTCCAGTACGCTAGTGAGTCGTAGTAGTAGCAATATGCCCAGCTACGCGTCGCGCCAACCCGCAAGCGTACGTGCGCGCGCACCGAAGCACCCATGCCACCGGCCGGGCAGAGGCCGGCCACCCGTCAcgcaccgccgcccgcggcgtcgtcgcctcgcgcccgcCGTGACGAGATGGCACCGACGCTATCCACGCGCGTACGTTCGTGGGTGGGGTGGCCTCGGCGCTGTCGCCTTTCGCGGCGACCGAGGCGAGAGACGGGAGAGACCCCGCGGGCGCGAGCACCGGCAGACGCGACGGCACGGCACGCCGAGGCTGAGACCTGTTTAGATCTAGTTTGgacattaattataaatattaaacataaactattaataaaaattcatccataatcttagactaatttatgagacaaatctattgagcctaattaatccataattagcctaattagcctatgtgatgctaaagtagacattctctaattataaattaattaggcttaaaaaatttgtctcgcaaattagtttttattacATAGACTACAGTTAAAGTCCGAGCTGCGCCGCGGTGGCCGCCTGTGCCTCGTGCCGCGACGGACTTGACAGAAAGACGATGGATGTTTTTTGAGggagggtgggggggggggggggggggggggcgcggcGGATCGCGACGTGTTGGTCGCGGCTGTCGCTGgggcggggcgcgggcgcctttTCTCGAACGGAAACAGAGATTCGGGCGTGCAAACCGGACGGGGAAAGCACCGGTGCAAAATCAGCTTTTCTTTTGTCTCTCGGGGCTTGGTTTTATCCCCCGAGTTCCACACACGGCAGGCATAGTGGTAAAGCTGCCCGTCCCCGACACAGCCGTCTTTTCTCAGCAACACGATATATTGACACAAGACAACCAAAGTCACACGGTATGCCTACCTACACCCCCCACATGACCCCATCGCATGCACAAATTCTGATGGGAAAAAAAACGAGCAAGAAAGTGAGAGATGTAACAACACTCCCGAGATTACGAGAAAGGGAGCAATTTACTAGAGAGCGACTTCACATGGGAGATGGAAATATTTTACATATGCATACTGCTAAGCTAGCACTACCAGATTATTGAGctaagacggcggcgagcaaatTACAGATAGGAACAAGATGGGAGTTCATCGCGGCCAAAAAGACAATCTTTTGCCACGTTGAGACAAGCCGCACACATGCACGTTTTTTTATCACGGCATCATGTGTTCGATATCAACAACTAATTATACTACTAGCGTCTAAGCTACGGTTTGAGCACGGCGATCACCGTTTGTCCGTAGCGGCGAATCGGCCGGTCCGAGTCaagcgccgccgtcaccgccgccgccgtccttggtGTCGGCCCTTCCGCCGTCCCTCGTGTCGCTCATGGACCGCAGCAATGGCGACTCCGACCCTACTACAGAGAGAGATGTCACTACGTTGCGTGATAGTGTCACTGGGAGGTGGGCCATGGAGGGGGGTGTGGTGATGGCTACCTTTGGAGGCGTTGAAGGAGCGCTTGCAGTGAGCAATGGCGCTCTGGATGCCGtcctgcagctgcagcagcgaGTCGTCGCGGCGCTGCGGCTGCTGCCCGGcggtggatggcggcggcggcagcgacggggacggcgcggcggccacTGCGGAGGACGCGGACCGGCTCTTGCCGAGGCGCTTGCACACCTGCTTCAGCCCGGCTGGCACGCTGGCGCggggcgcgcgcacgccgcaggcgacgacgaccggctgcggcggcgctggggccaccgccgccgccgccgccgcggtagGAGGCTGGGTGGGCGccggggagggggaaggggaaggtGACGGCGAGGGGTCGGGCTCCAGGTCCGTCTCCTCGCCCTCGCTGGCGCTGGCGAAGCGGAGGCGCTCGCCGTAGCGGCGGGAGACCTTGACGTAAAGCGGTTTGATCTTGTTCAGGTACTTGAGCAGCATCTCCTTCGCGAACCGCCGTTCCTCGGCGGTGATGGCCGCCGCCTCGGGAGTCTGCAGCGCCTGCACAGCCGGCCTggctgcgccggcgccggcgccggcgtcggaggTGCGAGAGCTGTTGTCGCGCGTGAAGAGCGAGACGAAGGGCGCGTCGTCCACTCGGAACTTGATCAAGAAACGGTTCGTCTTCGGCgccggggagccgccgccgccgttacaTTCCGCCGGGACAGGGACCTTCGGCTTCCTGAGCTTCAGCAGCAGCACGCGGAACTTAGTCGCCGGCCGGAGGAACGACGCCGgcggtgccgccgcctccgagacCAGCTCCACCACCTTCGCCTCTCCGCACTCGCCacccggcgccaccgccaccgcgtcgTCCACGgtcaccacctcgccgccggacgCGACATCCCCCGCGACAGAGAAGTTGAACTcgaccctctcctcctccgcgtccGACGCGGCACTCTCGTCGCCGGGCACCGCGAACTCCAGGTCAAAGAACGACGCGTCGTCAtccacctcccctcctccacctccacccccacccccacctccgccgTCCTCGCACGCCGACGCGGCTATGGTGGTGGCCGCCACGGCGCCGCCCTTGTTGCCGgcaaccgcgccgccgcgcaagAACTTGAGGAAGGTGAACGTCTCCATGCcacacaacacaacacaacacaagACAGCAGCTAGCCGCAGTGAGCTTCACTCGTTTCTAGCTCCTACTCCTACCTCCTACTGCCTCAGCACTGAGAAAAGGACTCTTTTGGGGAGCCTTTTGAGGGTGGAAAGAGAGAGGTCGGAGAAGGTGGTGCATCAAGGACTAAACGGTGAGATCGTGAGATAGTTTGTTCCGTTTTCAACGTGCGCTCTTCCCGAACTAATAAACGGGTGTGTttctttgtaaaaattttctatagaaaagttgttttaaaaaatcatattaatctatttttgaaatttaaaataattaatactcaactaatcatatattaattactcatctcgttttgcgtatcttcccaatcttctctatCTTCCCTTTTTCAAACTCAGCCTATatagatgagagaagagagagcgGGTCAGTGAGGTAGTGAGGTGCTCGGCTCGCGCCATCCTGTCCGTTCATCGCCGACTCGACGGTGATGGGCGAGTCGGGGTCAAACGATATGGGAGGGAGTAACTGAAACATTTGGGACGAGTGTCCCAAGTGTCCACTAAAAAGCTAAACTGGTTTGGTTTTTCGGTTTCGATCCTTTTGGAATTTTGCTGGCCTTTCTCACCGTAGCAATCCTCTGTATTTGAAAGAGTCGTTTTGAATTAGAATTTTGTACCCCCTCCTCATCAAATGCATGCTTACAGTACACCTATAGTTCGTTTTGGACCACTTCATGTTTTCTTCCTAATTTGTGTGTACATCTCTCTGGTCAAAATACAACAGGCATCTTGATAGAAAAGCAATGTATCCATTTTCTGTTTCTATCTTGGTCACTTGATAGTTGAGAAGGATAAATGGCCTTGTTTGGTTAGCCTAACACTGTAATGTTTTATGTCTAATAAAGGCATAACTAAGGGCCCCTTTCAAACAcaggataggaaaaa encodes the following:
- the LOC4326741 gene encoding probable membrane-associated kinase regulator 2 isoform X1 codes for the protein METFTFLKFLRGGAVAGNKGGAVAATTIAASACEDGGGGGGGGGGGGEVDDDASFFDLEFAVPGDESAASDAEEERVEFNFSVAGDVASGGEVVTVDDAVAVAPGGECGEAKVVELVSEAAAPPASFLRPATKFRVLLLKLRKPKVPVPAECNGGGGSPAPKTNRFLIKFRVDDAPFVSLFTRDNSSRTSDAGAGAGAARPAVQALQTPEAAAITAEERRFAKEMLLKYLNKIKPLYVKVSRRYGERLRFASASEGEETDLEPDPSPSPSPSPSPAPTQPPTAAAAAAVAPAPPQPVVVACGVRAPRASVPAGLKQVCKRLGKSRSASSAVAAAPSPSLPPPPSTAGQQPQRRDDSLLQLQDGIQSAIAHCKRSFNASKVGSESPLLRSMSDTRDGGRADTKDGGGGDGGA
- the LOC4326741 gene encoding probable membrane-associated kinase regulator 2 isoform X2, which translates into the protein METFTFLKFLRGGAVAGNKGGAVAATTIAASACEDGGGGGGGGGGGGEVDDDASFFDLEFAVPGDESAASDAEEERVEFNFSVAGDVASGGEVVTVDDAVAVAPGGECGEAKVVELVSEAAAPPASFLRPATKFRVLLLKLRKPKVPVPAECNGGGGSPAPKTNRFLIKFRVDDAPFVSLFTRDNSSRTSDAGAGAGAARPAVQALQTPEAAAITAEERRFAKEMLLKYLNKIKPLYVKVSRRYGERLRFASASEGEETDLEPDPSPSPSPSPSPAPTQPPTAAAAAAVAPAPPQPVVVACGVRAPRASVPAGLKQVCKRLGKSRSASSAVAAAPSPSLPPPPSTAGQQPQRRDDSLLQLQDGIQSAIAHCKRSFNASKGSESPLLRSMSDTRDGGRADTKDGGGGDGGA